One window of the Macaca thibetana thibetana isolate TM-01 chromosome 1, ASM2454274v1, whole genome shotgun sequence genome contains the following:
- the IBA57 gene encoding putative transferase CAF17, mitochondrial yields MAAAALLRGAAPGRGGPAWRWWLRAAPRCRLAHSFRSPGGDPTAAATWACFRLDGRTLLRVRGPDAAPFLLGLLTNELPLPGPAAGGAPPLARAGYAHFLNVQGRTLYDVILYGLQEHSEEVSGFLLECDSSVQGALQKHLALYRIRRKVTVEPHPELRVWAVLPSSPEACGNAPLQESAGAAAILIRDPRTARMGWRLLTQDEGPALVSGGRLGDLWDYHQHRYLQGVPEGVGDLPPGVALPLESNLAFMNGVSFTKGCYIGQELTARTHHMGVIRKRLFPVRFLDPLPASGITPGATVLTASGQTVGKFRAGQGNVGLALLWSEKIKGPLHIRASEGAQVALAASVPDWWPTVSK; encoded by the exons ATGGCGGCCGCGGCGCTGCTTCGAGGCGCGGCTCCGGGGCGCGGCGGCCCGGCCTGGCGCTGGTGGCTGCGCGCGGCCCCAAGGTGCCGCCTGGCCCACAGCTTCCGCAGTCCTGGTGGCGACCCAACGGCCGCAGCGACCTGGGCCTGCTTCCGGCTGGATGGGCGCACCCTGCTGCGCGTGCGCGGCCCCGACGCGGCGCCCTTCCTGCTAGGGCTGCTGACCAATGAACTGCCGCTTCCGGGTCCCGCGGCCGGGGGGGCCCCGCCTCTTGCGCGCGCGGGCTACGCCCACTTCCTGAACGTGCAGGGCCGGACGCTCTATGATGTTATCTTGTACGG GCTCCAGGAACACTCGGAGGAGGTGTCTGGCTTTCTCCTGGAGTGTGACAGCTCCGTGCAGGGCGCACTGCAGAAGCACCTCGCGCTGTACAGGATCCGGCGGAAGGTCACGGTGGAGCCGCACCCGGAGCTGCGAGTGTGGGCAGTGTTGCCCAGTTCCCCTGAGGCCTGCGGGAATGCACCGTTGCAGGAGAGTGCAGGGGCTGCTGCCATCCTCATCCGCGACCCGCGAACAGCACGCATGGGGTGGCGGCTCCTCACCCAGGACGAAGGCCCAGCCCTGGTGTCGGGGGGCCGGCTCGGGGACCTGTGGGATTATCACCAGCACCGATACCTGCAAG GCGTTCCTGAGGGGGTCGGAGACTTGCCTCCTGGGGTGGCCTTGCCGCTGGAGTCCAACCTGGCCTTCATGAACGGCGTGAGCTTCACCAAAGGCTGCTACATCGGCCAGGAGCTGACAGCCCGCACCCACCACATGGGCGTCATCCGCAAGCGCCTCTTCCCTGTCAGGTTCTTGGACCCCCTTCCTGCCAGTGGCATCACCCCCGGTGCCACGGTGCTGACTGCGTCAGGACAGACTGTGGGCAAGTTCAGGGCCGGCCAGGGCAACGTGGGGCTGGCCCtgctgtggtcagagaagatcaAGGGTCCTCTGCACATCAGAGCCTCTGAGGGTGCTCAAGTGGCCTTAGCCGCATCTGTGCCAGACTGGTGGCCTACAGTTTCCAAGTAG
- the GJC2 gene encoding gap junction gamma-2 protein — protein sequence MTNMSWSFLTRLLEEIHNHSTFVGKVWLTVLVVFRIVLTAVGGEAIYSDEQAKFTCNTRQPGCDNVCYDAFAPLSHVRFWVFQIVVISTPSVMYLGYAVHRLARASEQERRRALRRRPGPRRAPRAHLPPPHAGWPEPADLGEEEPMLGLGEEEEEEETGAAEGAGEEAEEAGAEEACTKGAGADSKATGTPGTAGQHDGRRRIQREGLMRVYVAQLVARAAFEVAFLVGQYLLYGFEVRPFFPCSRQPCPHVVDCFVSRPTEKTVFLLVMYVVSCLCLLLNLCEMAHLGLGSAQDAVRGRRGPPASAPAPAPAPRPPPCAFPAAAAGLACPPDYSLVVRATERARAHDQNLANLALQALRDGAAAGDRDRDSSPCVGLPAASRGPLRAGAPTSGTGSATSAGTVGEQGRPGTHERPGAKPRAGSEKGSASSRDGKTTVWI from the coding sequence ATGACCAACATGAGCTGGAGCTTCTTGACGCGGCTGCTGGAGGAGATCCACAACCACTCCACCTTCGTGGGTAAGGTGTGGCTCACGGTGCTGGTGGTCTTCCGCATAGTGCTGACGGCTGTGGGCGGCGAGGCCATCTACTCGGACGAGCAGGCCAAGTTCACCTGCAACACGCGGCAGCCAGGCTGCGACAACGTCTGCTACGACGCCTTCGCGCCCTTGTCGCACGTGCGCTTCTGGGTCTTCCAGATCGTGGTCATCTCCACGCCCTCGGTCATGTACCTGGGCTACGCCGTGCACCGCCTGGCCCGTGCGTCTGAGCAGGAGCGGCGCCGCGCCCTCCGCCGCCGCCCGGGGCCCCGCCGCGCGCCCCGAGCCCACCTGCCGCCCCCGCACGCCGGCTGGCCTGAGCCCGCCGACCTGGGCGAGGAGGAGCCCATGCTGGgcctgggagaggaggaggaggaggaggagactggAGCAGCCGAAGGCGCCGGCGAGGAAGCGGAGGAAGCCGGTGCGGAGGAGGCGTGCACTAAGGGGGCCGGCGCTGACAGCAAGGCGACGGGGACCCCGGGCACGGCCGGGCAACACGATGGGCGGAGGCGCATCCAGCGGGAGGGCCTGATGCGCGTGTACGTGGCCCAGCTGGTGGCCAGGGCAGCTTTCGAGGTGGCCTTCCTGGTGGGCCAGTACCTGCTGTACGGCTTTGAGGTGCGGCCGTTCTTTCCCTGCAGCCGCCAGCCCTGCCCGCATGTGGTGGACTGCTTCGTGTCGCGCCCTACTGAGAAGACGGTCTTCCTCCTGGTTATGTACGTGGTCAGCTGCCTGTGCCTACTCCTCAACCTCTGCGAGATGGCCCACCTGGGCTTGGGCAGCGCGCAGGACGCTGTGCGCGGCCGTCGCGGCCCCCCGGCCtcagcccccgcccccgcccccgcgccGCGGCCCCCGCCCTGCGCCTTCCCTGCCGCTGCCGCTGGCTTGGCCTGCCCGCCCGACTACAGCCTGGTAGTGCGGGCGACCGAGCGCGCTCGGGCGCACGACCAGAACCTGGCAAACCTGGCCCTGCAGGCGCTGCGCGACGGGGCAGCAGCTGGGGACCGCGACCGGGACAGTTCGCCGTGTGTCGGCCTCCCTGCGGCCTCCCGGGGGCCCCTCAGGGCAGGCGCCCCCACGTCCGGGACGGGCAGTGCTACCTCTGCGGGCACCGTCGGGGAGCAGGGCCGGCCTGGCACCCACGAGCGGCCAGGAGCCAAGCCCAGGGCTGGCTCCGAGAAGGGCAGTGCCAGCAGCAGGGACGGGAAGACCACCGTGTGGATCTGA
- the GUK1 gene encoding guanylate kinase isoform X1, with protein MLRRPLAGLAAAALGRAPPDGMSGPRPVVLSGPSGAGKSTLLKRLLQEHSGIFGFSVSHTTRNPRPGEENGKDYYFVTREVMQRDIAAGDFIEHAEFSGNLYGTSKAAVQAVQAMNRICVLDVDLQGVRNIKATDLRPIYISVQPPSLHVLEQRLRQRNTETEESLVKRLAAARADMESSKEPGLFDVVIINDSLDQAYAELKEALSEEIKKAQRTGA; from the exons GCATGTCAGGCCCCAGACCTGTGGTGCTGAGTGGGCCTTCGGGAGCTGGGAAGAGCACCCTGCTGAAGAGGCTGCTCCAGGAGCACAGCGGCATCTTTGGCTTCAGCGTGTCCC ATACCACAAGGAACCCGAGGCCTGGCGAGGAGAATGGCAAAG ATTACTACTTTGTAACCAGGGAGGTGATGCAGCGTGACATAGCAGCCGGTGACTTCATTGAGCATGCCGAGTTCTCAGGGAACCTGTATGGCACGAG CAAGGCGGCGGTGCAGGCCGTGCAGGCCATGAACCGCATCTGCGTGCTGGACGTGGACCTGCAGGGTGTGCGGAACATCAAGGCCACCGATCTGCGGCCCATCTACATCTCTGTGCAGCCGCCCTCACTGCATGTGCTG GAGCAGCGGCTGCGGCAGCGCAACACTGAAACGGAGGAGAGCCTGGTGAAGCGGCTGGCTGCTGCCCGGGCCGACATGGAGAGCA GCAAGGAGCCCGGCCTTTTTGATGTGGTCATCATCAACGACAGTCTGGACCAGGCCTACGCGGAGCTGAAGGAGGCGCTCTCTGAG GAAATCAAGAAAGCTCAAAGGACCGGCGCCTGA
- the GUK1 gene encoding guanylate kinase isoform X2, with protein sequence MSGPRPVVLSGPSGAGKSTLLKRLLQEHSGIFGFSVSHTTRNPRPGEENGKDYYFVTREVMQRDIAAGDFIEHAEFSGNLYGTSKAAVQAVQAMNRICVLDVDLQGVRNIKATDLRPIYISVQPPSLHVLEQRLRQRNTETEESLVKRLAAARADMESSKEPGLFDVVIINDSLDQAYAELKEALSEEIKKAQRTGA encoded by the exons ATGTCAGGCCCCAGACCTGTGGTGCTGAGTGGGCCTTCGGGAGCTGGGAAGAGCACCCTGCTGAAGAGGCTGCTCCAGGAGCACAGCGGCATCTTTGGCTTCAGCGTGTCCC ATACCACAAGGAACCCGAGGCCTGGCGAGGAGAATGGCAAAG ATTACTACTTTGTAACCAGGGAGGTGATGCAGCGTGACATAGCAGCCGGTGACTTCATTGAGCATGCCGAGTTCTCAGGGAACCTGTATGGCACGAG CAAGGCGGCGGTGCAGGCCGTGCAGGCCATGAACCGCATCTGCGTGCTGGACGTGGACCTGCAGGGTGTGCGGAACATCAAGGCCACCGATCTGCGGCCCATCTACATCTCTGTGCAGCCGCCCTCACTGCATGTGCTG GAGCAGCGGCTGCGGCAGCGCAACACTGAAACGGAGGAGAGCCTGGTGAAGCGGCTGGCTGCTGCCCGGGCCGACATGGAGAGCA GCAAGGAGCCCGGCCTTTTTGATGTGGTCATCATCAACGACAGTCTGGACCAGGCCTACGCGGAGCTGAAGGAGGCGCTCTCTGAG GAAATCAAGAAAGCTCAAAGGACCGGCGCCTGA